One genomic window of Clostridia bacterium includes the following:
- a CDS encoding ABC transporter ATP-binding protein, giving the protein MAERERFKADKIIELRNLVKVFDGITVVDDVNLNIRRGEFVTFLGPSGCGKTTTLRLIAGFEKPTSGKVFIEGVDVTDTPPHSRKVNTVFQRYALFPHLNVFGNVAFGLKLKKIPNGQDKKGKQIYRHYTKDEIREKVKKALKLVNLEDYEHRYVDSLSGGQQQRVAIARALVNEPEVLLLDEPLSALDLKMRRDMQIELKRMHKELGITFIYVTHDQEEALTLSDTVIVMKDGAIQQIGTPKKVYDEPSNAFVANFIGESNILSGIMLEDYKVKFAGEVFKCVDKGFEKNEPVDLVLRPEDIAIYDANDEKGILKGKVISSIFKGEHYDMDVLANDYEFSVRSVNGYEIGKEVGLSIAPQDIHIMKKMKIINEFITEVEDGRVNICGGEFETNTDNFEVGQRVKAKIEFDKVIIHDDESDGIIGGNISSIVYKGTYYQVTIDTDDDDQIFADTPYEWDMGDRVGISVMPENIKLEPAPIVEEGVDEA; this is encoded by the coding sequence TGAATCTTAATATTAGAAGGGGAGAGTTTGTAACTTTTTTGGGACCGTCTGGCTGCGGTAAAACTACAACTCTTAGATTGATTGCCGGCTTTGAAAAGCCTACCAGCGGAAAGGTGTTTATAGAAGGCGTGGATGTTACTGATACTCCGCCGCATTCGAGAAAAGTTAACACTGTATTCCAAAGATATGCCTTATTTCCGCATCTAAATGTTTTTGGGAATGTTGCTTTTGGACTAAAACTCAAAAAAATACCTAATGGTCAGGATAAAAAAGGAAAGCAAATATATAGACATTATACCAAAGATGAAATCAGAGAAAAGGTCAAAAAAGCCTTAAAACTTGTTAACTTAGAGGACTATGAACATAGATATGTTGACAGCCTAAGCGGCGGTCAACAGCAAAGAGTTGCAATAGCAAGAGCATTAGTCAATGAACCCGAAGTATTGTTGCTTGACGAACCGTTGAGCGCGCTTGATCTGAAAATGAGACGGGATATGCAAATCGAACTCAAGCGTATGCATAAAGAATTAGGTATTACTTTCATCTATGTAACTCATGACCAAGAAGAAGCGCTTACATTGTCTGATACAGTTATCGTTATGAAAGACGGTGCTATCCAGCAGATAGGCACGCCTAAAAAGGTTTATGATGAACCTTCTAATGCATTTGTTGCTAACTTTATCGGCGAAAGCAATATCTTAAGCGGTATAATGCTTGAAGATTACAAGGTAAAGTTTGCTGGAGAAGTGTTTAAGTGCGTAGATAAAGGTTTTGAAAAGAATGAACCTGTTGACTTGGTATTAAGACCAGAAGATATTGCAATATATGACGCTAACGACGAAAAAGGCATTTTGAAAGGAAAGGTAATTTCCAGCATCTTTAAAGGCGAACATTATGACATGGATGTGCTTGCCAACGACTATGAATTTTCTGTACGCAGTGTTAATGGCTACGAAATAGGAAAGGAAGTAGGTCTATCTATCGCTCCTCAAGATATCCATATCATGAAAAAGATGAAAATCATCAATGAGTTTATAACCGAAGTAGAAGACGGACGAGTAAATATCTGCGGCGGCGAATTTGAAACAAATACAGATAATTTTGAAGTTGGACAAAGAGTTAAGGCGAAAATTGAGTTTGACAAAGTTATTATTCACGATGACGAATCAGACGGTATTATCGGTGGTAATATTTCGAGCATTGTGTATAAAGGAACTTATTATCAAGTTACTATTGATACTGATGACGATGATCAGATCTTTGCTGACACTCCGTACGAATGGGATATGGGCGACCGTGTAGGAATTTCGGTAATGCCTGAAAATATCAAGTTGGAGCCTGCACCGATTGTAGAGGAGGGTGTAGATGAAGCTTAA